In one window of Serinus canaria isolate serCan28SL12 chromosome 18, serCan2020, whole genome shotgun sequence DNA:
- the TEX2 gene encoding testis-expressed protein 2 isoform X1 has protein sequence MAVAIDSDTSLEPAMTSRNSSHADKTGEMSSKQSTPKVQVQRSVSRETITIHFSAFGKEEEEEEEEFKEFLDEELDDQSIVTALEAKEDLCFEHTGHDLFGPATSLNMANSPSPLSSSPAVLPAAETAKLLDSPSPSQILTAVPPVLSPSSHSCHTSGSSGAPAPPVEQKSSLSSPSSSPSRSVACSSRSSTVSSSKPFKGLVKSFSTEVEPKEPTPPMRHRHLMKTLVKSLSTDTSKQESEVVSYRPPDSKLNLHLFKQFTQPRATGGDSKTAPSSPLTSPSDTRSFFKVPEMEAKIEDTKRRLSEVIYEPLQLLSKIMGDESSSHRPKALSSSASELSNLSSLNGHLESNNNYSIKEEECDSEGDFSGGDFTLTKSDRSRGTEEHAKEMETKSSQSASTKDVGSKPSLVLEKCLLSALVSREDEEFCELYSEDFFLLEEESKTDKPAESVVEPEVTEETLTMLSSEDENNLDVQQSEIPVKTLYLLILLVYAYLIIPLPGYLSGLLLGMALGFMVAVCVIWLLIPRTHEYLKLHKSMKKRWNTGALDIKEPEILKGWMNEIYNYDPETYHATLTHSVYVRLEGSTLRLSKPNKNISRRAVYNEPKPEVTYVSQKIYELTDSKISLVPKSLARKRIWNKKYPICIELAKQDDFMAKAQAEKETAEEKPAERGDLNNEESKKPQDGVKSTCQKDQVLYLFGRTGREKEEWFRRFLLASKLKSEVKKPPSGSKPGIIPLNLGVLPAHSRADSQSGVLSHSRSSSKGSGEEITSQPKHKDLAGNMRQKMLLDYNIYMAKCVPQGKKSPSGSPALSADSSPTAVKKLPDANEEAEEEEQEAWVNALLGRIFWDFLGEKYWSDLVSKKIQMKLSKIKLPYFMNELTLTELDMGIAVPKILQAFKPSIDHRGLWVDLEMSYNGSFLMTLETKMNLTRLGKEPLGEAFKVGEIGREGFRPRAYCLADSDEESSSAGSSEEDDAPELAGEKQVTPGGEGYVGGHRTSKIMRIVDKITKSKYFQKATETEFIKKKIEEVSNTPLLLTVEVQECRGTLVINIPPPPTDRIWYGFRRPPYLELKARPKLGEREVTLVHVTDWIARKLEQEFQKIFVMPNMDDVYIPLMHSAMDPRSSTCPPQDLSTEASDQP, from the exons ATGGCAGTGGCCATAG ACTCTGACACATCTCTGGAACCTGCAATGACAAGTCGGAACAGTAGCCATGCAGACAAAACTGGTGAAATGTCCTCAAAGCAGTCAACACCAAAAGTGCAGGTCCAACGATCTGTCTCCCGAGAAACCATCACAATTCACTTCTCTGCatttgggaaggaggaagaagaggaggaagaggagtttAAAGAGTTTCTTGATGAGGAACTAGATGACCAAAGCATTGTAACAGCACTTGAAGCCAAGGAAGACCTCTGCTTTGAGCATACCGGCCATGACCTTTTTGGTCCAGCTACCTCGCTTAACATGGCCAACTCTCCATCACCACTGTCCTCATCGCCTGCAGttctgccagctgcagaaacTGCAAAGCTGTTGGActctccttccccatcccaaatACTCACTGCAGTGCCACCGGTCCTGTCTCCATCGTCACACTCGTGTCACACATCTGGCTCATCAGGTGCACCAGCACCACCTGTAGAACAGAAATCCAGTCTGTcttccccatcctcatcccctTCCAGATCAGTTGCCTGCTCTAGCAGATCATCCACAGTTTCTAGTTCAAAGCCTTTTAAGGGGCTGGTCAAGTCCTTTTCAACAGAAGTGGAACCAAAAGAGCCCACCCCACCAATGCGACATAGACACTTAATGAAAACCTTGGTGAAATCTCTGTCTACAGACACTTCTAAACAGGAGTCTGAAGTTGTGTCTTACAGGCCACCTGACTCGAAACTGAACTTGCATCTGTTCAAACAGTTCACTCAACCTCGAGCTACAGGTGGTGATTCTAAAACTGCCCCCTCCTCTCCATTAACATCCCCCTCTGACACTCGTTCCTTTTTTAAAGTACCTGAAATGGAGGCTAAAATTGAAGATACAAAAAGACGCCTTTCTGAGGTGATTTATGAGCCTCTTCAGCTGCTCAGCAAAATAATGGGTGATGAAAGTAGTAGCCACAGGCCCAAAGCCTTATCTTCAAGTGCTTCAGAACTCTCAAACCTTTCCAGTTTGAATGGGCATTTGGAAAGCAATAACAACTACAGCATTAAGGAAGAGGAGTGTGATTCTGAAGGGGATTTCTCTGGGGGTGACTTTACCCTGACTAAGAGCGATCGCTCAAGAGGGACAGAAGAACATGCAAAAGAGATGGAGACCAAAAGCTCTCAGTCTGCAAGCACAAAGGATGTGGGGTCAAAACCATCACTTGTACTTGAAAAATGTTTGTTGTCTGCACTAGTgagcagggaggatgaggagtTTTGTGAACTGTATTCTGAAGACTTTTTCTTGCTagaggaagaaagcaaaactgatAAACCTGCTGAAAGTGTGGTTGAGCCTGAGGTGACTGAGGAAACTCTTACTATGCTCAGTAGTGAAGATGAAAATAATCTGGATGTGCAACAGTCTGAAATACCAGTGAAAACTTTATACTTATTAATACTGTTAGTCTATGCTTACCTTATTATCCCTCTCCCTGGCTATTTAAGTGGACTTTTACTTGGAATGGCCCTTGGATTTATGGTAGCTGTCTGTGTGATTTGGCTTCTTATCCCACGTACTCATGAGTATCTGAAATTGCataaaagcatgaaaaagcGATGGAATACAGGAGCTCTGGACATCAAAGAACCTGAAATACTGAAG GGATGGATGAATGAAATTTATAATTATGATCCAGAAACGTACCATGCTACATTGACTCACTCTGTCTATGTGCGACTCGAAGGCAGCACCCTACGACTttcaaaacccaacaaaaatatttctagaagaGCTGTGTACAATGAGCCAAAGCCTGAAGTCACATATGTCAGTCAAAAAATTTATGAACTAACAGACAGCAAG ATTTCCCTGGTTCCTAAGAGCCTGGCACGGAAACGCATTTGGAATAAGAAATACCCAATTTGCATTGAACTGGCCAAACAGGATGACTTCATGGCCAAGGCCCAGGCTGAGAAGGAGACTGCAGAGGAGAAACCTGCTGAAAGAGGGGACTTGAACAATGAGGAATCCAAGAAACCTCAGGATGGAGTGAAGTCCACTTGCCAAAAGGATCAAGTGCTTTACCTCTTTGGAAGGACGGGTAGGGAGAAGGAGGAGTGGTTCAGAAGGTTCCTTCTCGCATCGAAGCTCAAGTCTGAAGTAAAGAAGCCACCCAGTGGGAGCAAGCCAG GTATTATTCCTTTGAATTTAGgggtgctgccagcacacagcagagctgataGTCAGTCTGGAGTTCTCTCACACAGCCggagcagcagcaagggaagCGGAGAAGAAATCACATCCCAGCCAAAGCACAAGGACCTGGCTGGCAACATGAGGCAGAAAATGCTTCTGGACTACAATATTTATATGGCGAAGTGTGTtccacaaggaaagaaaagccctTCAGGTAGCCCAGCCCTCAGTGCAGACAGCAGCCCTACAGCTGTGAAAAAG TTGCCAGATGCCAATGAGgaagctgaagaagaagaaCAGGAGGCCTGGGTGAATGCTCTGCTTGGAAgaatattttgggattttttaggaGAGAAGTATTGGTCTGATCTAGTGTCAAAGAAGATCCAAATGAAGCTTAGCAAAATAAAG CTGCCCTACTTCATGAATGAGCTGACTCTGACTGAACTTGACATGGGGATAGCAGTGCCCAAGATCCTTCAAGCCTTCAAACCTTCTATTGATCACAGag GACTTTGGGTTGATTTGGAAATGTCCTACAATGGATCTTTTCTAATGACACTGGAGACCAAGATGAACTTGACCAGACTTGGTAAAGAGCCGCTTGGGGAGGCGTTTAAGGTTGGCGAGATCGGCAGGGAAGG TTTCAGGCCAAGGGCGTATTGTCTTGCAGACAGCGATGAGGAATCCTCCAGCGCTGGCTCTTCGGAGGAAGATGATGctcctgagctggcaggagagaAGCAGGTGACCCCAGGAGGAGAAGG GTATGTTGGAGGACATCGGACAAGTAAAATCATGAGAATTGTGGATAAAATTACGAAGtcaaaatactttcagaaaGCAACAGAGACTGagtttattaagaaaaaaatagaagaggTCTCCAATACTCCATTGCTGCTAACAGTTGAAGTACAGGAGTGCAGAGGAACACTAGTGATTAACATTCCACCTCCACCCACTGACAGAATATG GTACGGCTTCCGAAGGCCTCCCTACCTGGAGCTAAAAGCGCGGCCAAAACTTGGTGAGAGAGAAGTGACTCTAGTTCATGTAACAGACTGGATAGCAAGGAAACTGGAACAAGAGTTCCAG AAAATCTTTGTCATGCCAAACATGGATGATGTCTATATTCCTTTAATGCACTCAGCCATGGATCCCCGCTCCTCCACGTGCCCTCCTCAAGATCTGAGCACGGAGGCCTCTGATCAACCATGA
- the TEX2 gene encoding testis-expressed protein 2 isoform X2: MAVAIDSDTSLEPAMTSRNSSHADKTGEMSSKQSTPKVQVQRSVSRETITIHFSAFGKEEEEEEEEFKEFLDEELDDQSIVTALEAKEDLCFEHTGHDLFGPATSLNMANSPSPLSSSPAVLPAAETAKLLDSPSPSQILTAVPPVLSPSSHSCHTSGSSGAPAPPVEQKSSLSSPSSSPSRSVACSSRSSTVSSSKPFKGLVKSFSTEVEPKEPTPPMRHRHLMKTLVKSLSTDTSKQESEVVSYRPPDSKLNLHLFKQFTQPRATGGDSKTAPSSPLTSPSDTRSFFKVPEMEAKIEDTKRRLSEVIYEPLQLLSKIMGDESSSHRPKALSSSASELSNLSSLNGHLESNNNYSIKEEECDSEGDFSGGDFTLTKSDRSRGTEEHAKEMETKSSQSASTKDVGSKPSLVLEKCLLSALVSREDEEFCELYSEDFFLLEEESKTDKPAESVVEPEVTEETLTMLSSEDENNLDVQQSEIPVKTLYLLILLVYAYLIIPLPGYLSGLLLGMALGFMVAVCVIWLLIPRTHEYLKLHKSMKKRWNTGALDIKEPEILKGWMNEIYNYDPETYHATLTHSVYVRLEGSTLRLSKPNKNISRRAVYNEPKPEVTYVSQKIYELTDSKISLVPKSLARKRIWNKKYPICIELAKQDDFMAKAQAEKETAEEKPAERGDLNNEESKKPQDGVKSTCQKDQVLYLFGRTGREKEEWFRRFLLASKLKSEVKKPPSGSKPGVLPAHSRADSQSGVLSHSRSSSKGSGEEITSQPKHKDLAGNMRQKMLLDYNIYMAKCVPQGKKSPSGSPALSADSSPTAVKKLPDANEEAEEEEQEAWVNALLGRIFWDFLGEKYWSDLVSKKIQMKLSKIKLPYFMNELTLTELDMGIAVPKILQAFKPSIDHRGLWVDLEMSYNGSFLMTLETKMNLTRLGKEPLGEAFKVGEIGREGFRPRAYCLADSDEESSSAGSSEEDDAPELAGEKQVTPGGEGYVGGHRTSKIMRIVDKITKSKYFQKATETEFIKKKIEEVSNTPLLLTVEVQECRGTLVINIPPPPTDRIWYGFRRPPYLELKARPKLGEREVTLVHVTDWIARKLEQEFQKIFVMPNMDDVYIPLMHSAMDPRSSTCPPQDLSTEASDQP, from the exons ATGGCAGTGGCCATAG ACTCTGACACATCTCTGGAACCTGCAATGACAAGTCGGAACAGTAGCCATGCAGACAAAACTGGTGAAATGTCCTCAAAGCAGTCAACACCAAAAGTGCAGGTCCAACGATCTGTCTCCCGAGAAACCATCACAATTCACTTCTCTGCatttgggaaggaggaagaagaggaggaagaggagtttAAAGAGTTTCTTGATGAGGAACTAGATGACCAAAGCATTGTAACAGCACTTGAAGCCAAGGAAGACCTCTGCTTTGAGCATACCGGCCATGACCTTTTTGGTCCAGCTACCTCGCTTAACATGGCCAACTCTCCATCACCACTGTCCTCATCGCCTGCAGttctgccagctgcagaaacTGCAAAGCTGTTGGActctccttccccatcccaaatACTCACTGCAGTGCCACCGGTCCTGTCTCCATCGTCACACTCGTGTCACACATCTGGCTCATCAGGTGCACCAGCACCACCTGTAGAACAGAAATCCAGTCTGTcttccccatcctcatcccctTCCAGATCAGTTGCCTGCTCTAGCAGATCATCCACAGTTTCTAGTTCAAAGCCTTTTAAGGGGCTGGTCAAGTCCTTTTCAACAGAAGTGGAACCAAAAGAGCCCACCCCACCAATGCGACATAGACACTTAATGAAAACCTTGGTGAAATCTCTGTCTACAGACACTTCTAAACAGGAGTCTGAAGTTGTGTCTTACAGGCCACCTGACTCGAAACTGAACTTGCATCTGTTCAAACAGTTCACTCAACCTCGAGCTACAGGTGGTGATTCTAAAACTGCCCCCTCCTCTCCATTAACATCCCCCTCTGACACTCGTTCCTTTTTTAAAGTACCTGAAATGGAGGCTAAAATTGAAGATACAAAAAGACGCCTTTCTGAGGTGATTTATGAGCCTCTTCAGCTGCTCAGCAAAATAATGGGTGATGAAAGTAGTAGCCACAGGCCCAAAGCCTTATCTTCAAGTGCTTCAGAACTCTCAAACCTTTCCAGTTTGAATGGGCATTTGGAAAGCAATAACAACTACAGCATTAAGGAAGAGGAGTGTGATTCTGAAGGGGATTTCTCTGGGGGTGACTTTACCCTGACTAAGAGCGATCGCTCAAGAGGGACAGAAGAACATGCAAAAGAGATGGAGACCAAAAGCTCTCAGTCTGCAAGCACAAAGGATGTGGGGTCAAAACCATCACTTGTACTTGAAAAATGTTTGTTGTCTGCACTAGTgagcagggaggatgaggagtTTTGTGAACTGTATTCTGAAGACTTTTTCTTGCTagaggaagaaagcaaaactgatAAACCTGCTGAAAGTGTGGTTGAGCCTGAGGTGACTGAGGAAACTCTTACTATGCTCAGTAGTGAAGATGAAAATAATCTGGATGTGCAACAGTCTGAAATACCAGTGAAAACTTTATACTTATTAATACTGTTAGTCTATGCTTACCTTATTATCCCTCTCCCTGGCTATTTAAGTGGACTTTTACTTGGAATGGCCCTTGGATTTATGGTAGCTGTCTGTGTGATTTGGCTTCTTATCCCACGTACTCATGAGTATCTGAAATTGCataaaagcatgaaaaagcGATGGAATACAGGAGCTCTGGACATCAAAGAACCTGAAATACTGAAG GGATGGATGAATGAAATTTATAATTATGATCCAGAAACGTACCATGCTACATTGACTCACTCTGTCTATGTGCGACTCGAAGGCAGCACCCTACGACTttcaaaacccaacaaaaatatttctagaagaGCTGTGTACAATGAGCCAAAGCCTGAAGTCACATATGTCAGTCAAAAAATTTATGAACTAACAGACAGCAAG ATTTCCCTGGTTCCTAAGAGCCTGGCACGGAAACGCATTTGGAATAAGAAATACCCAATTTGCATTGAACTGGCCAAACAGGATGACTTCATGGCCAAGGCCCAGGCTGAGAAGGAGACTGCAGAGGAGAAACCTGCTGAAAGAGGGGACTTGAACAATGAGGAATCCAAGAAACCTCAGGATGGAGTGAAGTCCACTTGCCAAAAGGATCAAGTGCTTTACCTCTTTGGAAGGACGGGTAGGGAGAAGGAGGAGTGGTTCAGAAGGTTCCTTCTCGCATCGAAGCTCAAGTCTGAAGTAAAGAAGCCACCCAGTGGGAGCAAGCCAG gggtgctgccagcacacagcagagctgataGTCAGTCTGGAGTTCTCTCACACAGCCggagcagcagcaagggaagCGGAGAAGAAATCACATCCCAGCCAAAGCACAAGGACCTGGCTGGCAACATGAGGCAGAAAATGCTTCTGGACTACAATATTTATATGGCGAAGTGTGTtccacaaggaaagaaaagccctTCAGGTAGCCCAGCCCTCAGTGCAGACAGCAGCCCTACAGCTGTGAAAAAG TTGCCAGATGCCAATGAGgaagctgaagaagaagaaCAGGAGGCCTGGGTGAATGCTCTGCTTGGAAgaatattttgggattttttaggaGAGAAGTATTGGTCTGATCTAGTGTCAAAGAAGATCCAAATGAAGCTTAGCAAAATAAAG CTGCCCTACTTCATGAATGAGCTGACTCTGACTGAACTTGACATGGGGATAGCAGTGCCCAAGATCCTTCAAGCCTTCAAACCTTCTATTGATCACAGag GACTTTGGGTTGATTTGGAAATGTCCTACAATGGATCTTTTCTAATGACACTGGAGACCAAGATGAACTTGACCAGACTTGGTAAAGAGCCGCTTGGGGAGGCGTTTAAGGTTGGCGAGATCGGCAGGGAAGG TTTCAGGCCAAGGGCGTATTGTCTTGCAGACAGCGATGAGGAATCCTCCAGCGCTGGCTCTTCGGAGGAAGATGATGctcctgagctggcaggagagaAGCAGGTGACCCCAGGAGGAGAAGG GTATGTTGGAGGACATCGGACAAGTAAAATCATGAGAATTGTGGATAAAATTACGAAGtcaaaatactttcagaaaGCAACAGAGACTGagtttattaagaaaaaaatagaagaggTCTCCAATACTCCATTGCTGCTAACAGTTGAAGTACAGGAGTGCAGAGGAACACTAGTGATTAACATTCCACCTCCACCCACTGACAGAATATG GTACGGCTTCCGAAGGCCTCCCTACCTGGAGCTAAAAGCGCGGCCAAAACTTGGTGAGAGAGAAGTGACTCTAGTTCATGTAACAGACTGGATAGCAAGGAAACTGGAACAAGAGTTCCAG AAAATCTTTGTCATGCCAAACATGGATGATGTCTATATTCCTTTAATGCACTCAGCCATGGATCCCCGCTCCTCCACGTGCCCTCCTCAAGATCTGAGCACGGAGGCCTCTGATCAACCATGA
- the TEX2 gene encoding testis-expressed protein 2 isoform X3 yields MTSRNSSHADKTGEMSSKQSTPKVQVQRSVSRETITIHFSAFGKEEEEEEEEFKEFLDEELDDQSIVTALEAKEDLCFEHTGHDLFGPATSLNMANSPSPLSSSPAVLPAAETAKLLDSPSPSQILTAVPPVLSPSSHSCHTSGSSGAPAPPVEQKSSLSSPSSSPSRSVACSSRSSTVSSSKPFKGLVKSFSTEVEPKEPTPPMRHRHLMKTLVKSLSTDTSKQESEVVSYRPPDSKLNLHLFKQFTQPRATGGDSKTAPSSPLTSPSDTRSFFKVPEMEAKIEDTKRRLSEVIYEPLQLLSKIMGDESSSHRPKALSSSASELSNLSSLNGHLESNNNYSIKEEECDSEGDFSGGDFTLTKSDRSRGTEEHAKEMETKSSQSASTKDVGSKPSLVLEKCLLSALVSREDEEFCELYSEDFFLLEEESKTDKPAESVVEPEVTEETLTMLSSEDENNLDVQQSEIPVKTLYLLILLVYAYLIIPLPGYLSGLLLGMALGFMVAVCVIWLLIPRTHEYLKLHKSMKKRWNTGALDIKEPEILKGWMNEIYNYDPETYHATLTHSVYVRLEGSTLRLSKPNKNISRRAVYNEPKPEVTYVSQKIYELTDSKISLVPKSLARKRIWNKKYPICIELAKQDDFMAKAQAEKETAEEKPAERGDLNNEESKKPQDGVKSTCQKDQVLYLFGRTGREKEEWFRRFLLASKLKSEVKKPPSGSKPGIIPLNLGVLPAHSRADSQSGVLSHSRSSSKGSGEEITSQPKHKDLAGNMRQKMLLDYNIYMAKCVPQGKKSPSGSPALSADSSPTAVKKLPDANEEAEEEEQEAWVNALLGRIFWDFLGEKYWSDLVSKKIQMKLSKIKLPYFMNELTLTELDMGIAVPKILQAFKPSIDHRGLWVDLEMSYNGSFLMTLETKMNLTRLGKEPLGEAFKVGEIGREGFRPRAYCLADSDEESSSAGSSEEDDAPELAGEKQVTPGGEGYVGGHRTSKIMRIVDKITKSKYFQKATETEFIKKKIEEVSNTPLLLTVEVQECRGTLVINIPPPPTDRIWYGFRRPPYLELKARPKLGEREVTLVHVTDWIARKLEQEFQKIFVMPNMDDVYIPLMHSAMDPRSSTCPPQDLSTEASDQP; encoded by the exons ATGACAAGTCGGAACAGTAGCCATGCAGACAAAACTGGTGAAATGTCCTCAAAGCAGTCAACACCAAAAGTGCAGGTCCAACGATCTGTCTCCCGAGAAACCATCACAATTCACTTCTCTGCatttgggaaggaggaagaagaggaggaagaggagtttAAAGAGTTTCTTGATGAGGAACTAGATGACCAAAGCATTGTAACAGCACTTGAAGCCAAGGAAGACCTCTGCTTTGAGCATACCGGCCATGACCTTTTTGGTCCAGCTACCTCGCTTAACATGGCCAACTCTCCATCACCACTGTCCTCATCGCCTGCAGttctgccagctgcagaaacTGCAAAGCTGTTGGActctccttccccatcccaaatACTCACTGCAGTGCCACCGGTCCTGTCTCCATCGTCACACTCGTGTCACACATCTGGCTCATCAGGTGCACCAGCACCACCTGTAGAACAGAAATCCAGTCTGTcttccccatcctcatcccctTCCAGATCAGTTGCCTGCTCTAGCAGATCATCCACAGTTTCTAGTTCAAAGCCTTTTAAGGGGCTGGTCAAGTCCTTTTCAACAGAAGTGGAACCAAAAGAGCCCACCCCACCAATGCGACATAGACACTTAATGAAAACCTTGGTGAAATCTCTGTCTACAGACACTTCTAAACAGGAGTCTGAAGTTGTGTCTTACAGGCCACCTGACTCGAAACTGAACTTGCATCTGTTCAAACAGTTCACTCAACCTCGAGCTACAGGTGGTGATTCTAAAACTGCCCCCTCCTCTCCATTAACATCCCCCTCTGACACTCGTTCCTTTTTTAAAGTACCTGAAATGGAGGCTAAAATTGAAGATACAAAAAGACGCCTTTCTGAGGTGATTTATGAGCCTCTTCAGCTGCTCAGCAAAATAATGGGTGATGAAAGTAGTAGCCACAGGCCCAAAGCCTTATCTTCAAGTGCTTCAGAACTCTCAAACCTTTCCAGTTTGAATGGGCATTTGGAAAGCAATAACAACTACAGCATTAAGGAAGAGGAGTGTGATTCTGAAGGGGATTTCTCTGGGGGTGACTTTACCCTGACTAAGAGCGATCGCTCAAGAGGGACAGAAGAACATGCAAAAGAGATGGAGACCAAAAGCTCTCAGTCTGCAAGCACAAAGGATGTGGGGTCAAAACCATCACTTGTACTTGAAAAATGTTTGTTGTCTGCACTAGTgagcagggaggatgaggagtTTTGTGAACTGTATTCTGAAGACTTTTTCTTGCTagaggaagaaagcaaaactgatAAACCTGCTGAAAGTGTGGTTGAGCCTGAGGTGACTGAGGAAACTCTTACTATGCTCAGTAGTGAAGATGAAAATAATCTGGATGTGCAACAGTCTGAAATACCAGTGAAAACTTTATACTTATTAATACTGTTAGTCTATGCTTACCTTATTATCCCTCTCCCTGGCTATTTAAGTGGACTTTTACTTGGAATGGCCCTTGGATTTATGGTAGCTGTCTGTGTGATTTGGCTTCTTATCCCACGTACTCATGAGTATCTGAAATTGCataaaagcatgaaaaagcGATGGAATACAGGAGCTCTGGACATCAAAGAACCTGAAATACTGAAG GGATGGATGAATGAAATTTATAATTATGATCCAGAAACGTACCATGCTACATTGACTCACTCTGTCTATGTGCGACTCGAAGGCAGCACCCTACGACTttcaaaacccaacaaaaatatttctagaagaGCTGTGTACAATGAGCCAAAGCCTGAAGTCACATATGTCAGTCAAAAAATTTATGAACTAACAGACAGCAAG ATTTCCCTGGTTCCTAAGAGCCTGGCACGGAAACGCATTTGGAATAAGAAATACCCAATTTGCATTGAACTGGCCAAACAGGATGACTTCATGGCCAAGGCCCAGGCTGAGAAGGAGACTGCAGAGGAGAAACCTGCTGAAAGAGGGGACTTGAACAATGAGGAATCCAAGAAACCTCAGGATGGAGTGAAGTCCACTTGCCAAAAGGATCAAGTGCTTTACCTCTTTGGAAGGACGGGTAGGGAGAAGGAGGAGTGGTTCAGAAGGTTCCTTCTCGCATCGAAGCTCAAGTCTGAAGTAAAGAAGCCACCCAGTGGGAGCAAGCCAG GTATTATTCCTTTGAATTTAGgggtgctgccagcacacagcagagctgataGTCAGTCTGGAGTTCTCTCACACAGCCggagcagcagcaagggaagCGGAGAAGAAATCACATCCCAGCCAAAGCACAAGGACCTGGCTGGCAACATGAGGCAGAAAATGCTTCTGGACTACAATATTTATATGGCGAAGTGTGTtccacaaggaaagaaaagccctTCAGGTAGCCCAGCCCTCAGTGCAGACAGCAGCCCTACAGCTGTGAAAAAG TTGCCAGATGCCAATGAGgaagctgaagaagaagaaCAGGAGGCCTGGGTGAATGCTCTGCTTGGAAgaatattttgggattttttaggaGAGAAGTATTGGTCTGATCTAGTGTCAAAGAAGATCCAAATGAAGCTTAGCAAAATAAAG CTGCCCTACTTCATGAATGAGCTGACTCTGACTGAACTTGACATGGGGATAGCAGTGCCCAAGATCCTTCAAGCCTTCAAACCTTCTATTGATCACAGag GACTTTGGGTTGATTTGGAAATGTCCTACAATGGATCTTTTCTAATGACACTGGAGACCAAGATGAACTTGACCAGACTTGGTAAAGAGCCGCTTGGGGAGGCGTTTAAGGTTGGCGAGATCGGCAGGGAAGG TTTCAGGCCAAGGGCGTATTGTCTTGCAGACAGCGATGAGGAATCCTCCAGCGCTGGCTCTTCGGAGGAAGATGATGctcctgagctggcaggagagaAGCAGGTGACCCCAGGAGGAGAAGG GTATGTTGGAGGACATCGGACAAGTAAAATCATGAGAATTGTGGATAAAATTACGAAGtcaaaatactttcagaaaGCAACAGAGACTGagtttattaagaaaaaaatagaagaggTCTCCAATACTCCATTGCTGCTAACAGTTGAAGTACAGGAGTGCAGAGGAACACTAGTGATTAACATTCCACCTCCACCCACTGACAGAATATG GTACGGCTTCCGAAGGCCTCCCTACCTGGAGCTAAAAGCGCGGCCAAAACTTGGTGAGAGAGAAGTGACTCTAGTTCATGTAACAGACTGGATAGCAAGGAAACTGGAACAAGAGTTCCAG AAAATCTTTGTCATGCCAAACATGGATGATGTCTATATTCCTTTAATGCACTCAGCCATGGATCCCCGCTCCTCCACGTGCCCTCCTCAAGATCTGAGCACGGAGGCCTCTGATCAACCATGA